The following are encoded together in the Streptomyces sp. NBC_00358 genome:
- a CDS encoding ROK family transcriptional regulator, with protein MTERAGRTVKTGNQASSGELLELVRSGRATTRGALQRATGLSRATVGQRLDRLFRAGWLREGAGGPVDSPLGGRPSITLEFDDEHAVVLAADLDTRHGRAAVLTLTGEILAEHGGPLVIDDGPEAVLGELGRWFAELVDKSGRRADAVCGIGLAVPGPVDSETGRVVQPPIMPGWDGYDIRGRLGRAFAEHAGTGAARVPVLVDNDANLMAYGEQRAGYPDCSAFALVKVSTGIGAGMVVGGTVYRGIDGGAGDIGHIRVGAEALCRCGSYGCLAAVASGGAVARRLAESGVPAASGSDVRDLLAAGHPEAMALAREAGRQVGDVLATVVTLLNPGVLMIAGDLAGTPFLTGVRELLYQRALPRSTAHLDVVTSRLGERAGLVGAGAMVVEYLYAPERAEERLAALGV; from the coding sequence ATGACAGAAAGGGCGGGGAGGACCGTGAAGACCGGTAACCAGGCAAGCTCCGGAGAACTGCTCGAACTGGTGCGCAGCGGCCGGGCGACCACGCGCGGGGCGCTCCAGCGGGCCACCGGTCTGTCGCGGGCCACGGTCGGCCAGCGTCTCGACCGGCTGTTCCGCGCGGGCTGGCTCCGCGAGGGGGCCGGCGGGCCCGTCGACTCACCGCTCGGCGGCCGGCCCTCCATCACCCTGGAGTTCGACGACGAGCACGCCGTCGTCCTCGCCGCCGATCTCGACACCCGGCACGGCCGGGCCGCCGTCCTCACGCTGACCGGGGAGATCCTCGCCGAGCACGGGGGACCCCTGGTGATCGACGACGGCCCCGAGGCGGTCCTCGGCGAGCTCGGACGCTGGTTCGCCGAGCTGGTGGACAAGTCCGGCCGACGCGCCGACGCCGTCTGCGGCATCGGCCTCGCGGTGCCCGGACCGGTCGACAGCGAGACCGGCCGCGTGGTGCAGCCGCCGATCATGCCGGGCTGGGACGGCTACGACATACGGGGCCGGCTGGGACGCGCCTTCGCCGAACACGCGGGCACCGGCGCCGCGCGCGTCCCCGTGCTCGTCGACAACGACGCCAACCTCATGGCGTACGGGGAGCAGCGCGCCGGCTATCCGGACTGCTCGGCGTTCGCCCTGGTCAAGGTCTCCACCGGTATCGGCGCGGGCATGGTCGTCGGCGGCACCGTCTACCGGGGCATCGACGGCGGGGCCGGCGACATCGGGCACATCCGGGTGGGTGCCGAGGCGCTGTGCCGGTGCGGCTCGTACGGCTGTCTGGCCGCCGTGGCCAGTGGTGGCGCGGTGGCGCGACGGCTCGCGGAGTCCGGGGTCCCTGCCGCGTCCGGCTCGGATGTCCGGGACCTGCTGGCCGCCGGGCACCCCGAGGCGATGGCGCTGGCCCGGGAGGCGGGCCGGCAGGTCGGGGACGTCCTGGCCACCGTGGTGACGCTCCTCAACCCGGGCGTGCTGATGATCGCCGGGGATCTGGCCGGGACCCCCTTCCTCACGGGTGTCCGCGAACTGCTCTACCAGCGGGCGCTGCCCCGCTCGACCGCTCATCTGGACGTGGTGACCTCCCGGCTCGGCGAGCGGGCCGGGCTGGTGGGTGCGGGGGCGATGGTCGTGGAGTACCTGTACGCGCCGGAGCGGGCCGAGGAGCGGCTGGCGGCGCTCGGCGTGTGA
- the ppdK gene encoding pyruvate, phosphate dikinase, giving the protein MSENKDPHVAESGESGVGEVKFVYDFTEGNRDLKDLLGGKGANLAEMTNLGLPVPPGFTITTEACKTYLDSGEEPAALRDEVSAHLDALEARMGKKLGQADDPLLVSVRSGAKFSMPGMMDTVLNIGLSDKSVQGLAKQAGDDRFAWDSYRRLIQMFGKTVLGVDGELFEEALEAAKVLKKVTVDTDLEAADLKKLVTKFKRIVKTEAGRDFPQEPREQMDLAIHAVFDSWNTDRAKLYRRQERIPHDLGTAVNVCSMVFGNLGPDSGTGVAFTRDPASGHQGVYGDYLQNAQGEDVVAGIRNTVPLAELESIDKKSYDQLMQIMETLENHYKDLCDIEFTIERGQLWMLQTRVGKRTAGAAFRIATQLVDQGLIDEAEALQRVTGAQLAQLMFPRFDEDAKVQQVGRGIAASPGAAVGKAVFDSYTAVKWSRSGEKVILVRRETNPDDLDGMIAAEGILTSRGGKTSHAAVVARGMGKTCVCGAEELEVDTKRRRMTVPGGHVVEEGDLISIDGSSGKVYLGEVPVVPSPVVEYFEGRMHAGADDADELVEAVHRIMAFADRKRSLRVRANADNAEDALRARRFGAQGIGLCRTEHMFLGDRRGLVERLILADTEAEREESLKALLPLQKKDFVELFSAMDGLPVTVRLLDPPLHEFLPDITELSVRVALAESRKDANENDLRLLQAVHRLHEANPMLGLRGVRLGLVIPGLFTMQVRAIAEAAAERKNAKGDPRAEIMIPLVGTVQELEIVREEADQVIAEVEAATGVHLKLAIGTMIELPRAALTAGQIAEAAEFFSFGTNDLTQTVWGFSRDDVEASFFTAYLEKGIFGVSPFETIDRDGVGALVKSAVQAGRATRPDLKLGVCGEHGGDPESVHFFHEVGLDYVSCSPFRIPVARLEAGRAASTSKGSDHR; this is encoded by the coding sequence GTGTCGGAAAACAAAGATCCCCACGTAGCTGAGAGCGGCGAAAGCGGCGTTGGCGAAGTGAAGTTCGTTTATGACTTCACGGAGGGCAACAGGGACCTCAAGGACCTCCTCGGGGGCAAGGGCGCCAACCTTGCCGAAATGACCAACCTGGGCCTTCCCGTCCCGCCCGGCTTCACCATCACCACCGAGGCGTGCAAGACGTACCTCGACAGTGGCGAGGAGCCGGCGGCACTGCGTGACGAGGTGAGTGCGCACCTCGACGCCCTTGAGGCCAGGATGGGCAAGAAGCTCGGCCAGGCCGACGACCCCCTGCTCGTGTCCGTCCGTTCCGGGGCGAAGTTCTCCATGCCCGGCATGATGGACACCGTCCTGAACATCGGGCTCTCCGACAAGTCGGTCCAGGGCCTCGCCAAGCAGGCAGGCGACGACCGCTTCGCGTGGGACTCGTACCGCCGGCTCATCCAGATGTTCGGCAAGACGGTCCTCGGGGTGGACGGCGAGCTCTTCGAGGAGGCGCTGGAGGCGGCGAAGGTCCTCAAGAAGGTCACCGTCGACACGGACCTCGAAGCGGCCGATCTGAAGAAGCTCGTCACCAAGTTCAAGCGGATCGTCAAGACCGAGGCCGGCCGGGACTTCCCGCAGGAACCGCGCGAGCAGATGGACCTCGCCATCCACGCGGTCTTCGACTCCTGGAACACCGACCGCGCCAAGCTCTACCGCCGTCAGGAGCGCATCCCGCACGACCTCGGCACGGCCGTCAACGTCTGCTCGATGGTCTTCGGCAACCTCGGCCCCGACTCCGGCACCGGCGTCGCCTTCACCCGCGACCCCGCCTCCGGCCACCAGGGCGTGTACGGCGACTACCTCCAGAACGCCCAGGGCGAGGACGTCGTCGCGGGCATCCGCAACACGGTCCCGCTCGCCGAGCTGGAGTCGATCGACAAGAAGTCGTACGACCAGCTCATGCAGATCATGGAGACCCTGGAGAACCACTACAAGGATCTCTGCGACATCGAGTTCACCATCGAGCGCGGCCAGCTCTGGATGCTCCAGACCCGTGTCGGCAAGCGCACGGCGGGCGCGGCCTTCCGCATCGCCACGCAGCTCGTGGACCAGGGCCTGATCGACGAGGCCGAGGCGCTCCAGCGGGTGACCGGCGCCCAGCTCGCGCAGCTCATGTTCCCGCGCTTCGACGAGGACGCGAAGGTCCAGCAGGTCGGCCGGGGCATCGCCGCGTCGCCGGGCGCCGCGGTCGGCAAGGCGGTCTTCGACTCGTACACCGCCGTCAAGTGGTCCCGTTCCGGCGAGAAGGTCATCCTGGTCCGCCGGGAGACCAACCCCGACGACCTGGACGGCATGATCGCGGCCGAGGGCATCCTCACCTCGCGCGGCGGCAAGACCTCCCACGCGGCCGTCGTCGCCCGCGGCATGGGCAAGACCTGTGTCTGCGGCGCCGAGGAGCTGGAGGTCGACACCAAGCGCCGCCGGATGACCGTGCCCGGCGGGCACGTCGTCGAGGAGGGCGACCTCATCTCGATCGACGGCTCCAGCGGCAAGGTGTACCTCGGTGAGGTCCCCGTCGTCCCGTCCCCGGTCGTCGAGTACTTCGAGGGCCGGATGCACGCCGGCGCCGACGACGCCGACGAGCTGGTCGAGGCCGTCCACCGGATCATGGCCTTCGCCGACCGCAAGCGCAGCCTGCGCGTACGGGCCAACGCCGACAACGCCGAGGACGCGCTGCGCGCCCGCCGCTTCGGAGCCCAGGGCATCGGTCTGTGCCGCACGGAGCACATGTTCCTGGGCGACCGCCGCGGGCTGGTCGAGCGCCTGATCCTCGCGGACACCGAGGCCGAGCGCGAGGAGTCGCTGAAGGCGCTCCTGCCGCTCCAGAAGAAGGACTTCGTGGAGCTGTTCTCGGCGATGGACGGCCTCCCGGTCACCGTCCGTCTCCTGGACCCGCCGCTGCACGAGTTCCTGCCGGACATCACCGAGCTGTCGGTGCGGGTCGCGCTCGCCGAGTCCCGCAAGGACGCCAACGAGAACGACCTGCGCCTGCTCCAGGCGGTGCACCGCCTGCACGAGGCGAACCCGATGCTGGGCCTGCGCGGTGTGCGCCTCGGCCTCGTCATCCCCGGCCTGTTCACCATGCAGGTACGGGCCATCGCGGAGGCGGCCGCCGAGCGCAAGAACGCCAAGGGCGACCCGCGCGCGGAGATCATGATCCCGCTCGTCGGCACCGTCCAGGAGCTGGAGATCGTCCGCGAGGAGGCCGACCAGGTCATCGCCGAGGTCGAGGCGGCCACCGGCGTGCACCTGAAGCTGGCGATCGGCACGATGATCGAGCTGCCGCGCGCCGCGCTGACGGCCGGCCAGATCGCCGAGGCGGCGGAGTTCTTCTCCTTCGGCACCAACGACCTCACCCAGACGGTGTGGGGCTTCAGCCGCGACGACGTGGAGGCCTCCTTCTTCACGGCGTACCTGGAGAAGGGCATCTTCGGCGTCAGCCCGTTCGAGACGATCGACAGGGACGGCGTCGGCGCCCTGGTGAAGTCCGCGGTGCAGGCCGGCCGCGCGACGCGCCCCGACCTGAAGCTCGGCGTCTGCGGCGAGCACGGCGGCGACCCCGAGTCGGTCCACTTCTTCCACGAGGTCGGACTCGACTACGTCTCCTGCTCCCCCTTCCGGATCCCCGTCGCCCGCCTGGAAGCGGGCCGCGCGGCCTCCACCTCGAAGGGCAGCGACCACCGGTAG
- a CDS encoding oxidoreductase, with protein MSGWNAQDVPEQSGRTAVVTGANSGLGYVSARELARKGARVVLACRSERRGAEAVDRLVAEVPGANVEFIRLDLGELDSVREFVSVFERTHDRLDLLLNNAGVMALPLGRTADGFETQFGVNHLGHFALTGLLFPVIAETPGARIVTVSSMVHALSDLDLDDLNSEKGPYRKWIAYARSKSANLLFTRELARRLSGAGSDAVAAAAHPGYASTNLQTAGPRLEGRKAAERLMELGNRVFAQSAEAGALPTLYAATAPGVEPDTFVGPSFAMWRGSPATSWRARWTRDDTRAQQLWAASERLTGVTYEGLKG; from the coding sequence ATGTCCGGCTGGAACGCGCAGGACGTCCCCGAGCAGAGCGGGCGCACCGCCGTCGTCACCGGGGCCAACAGCGGGCTCGGTTACGTCAGCGCGCGCGAGCTCGCGCGCAAGGGGGCCCGCGTGGTGCTCGCCTGCCGCAGCGAGCGGCGGGGCGCCGAGGCCGTGGACCGGCTCGTGGCCGAAGTGCCGGGCGCGAACGTCGAGTTCATACGCCTCGACCTCGGAGAACTGGACTCCGTGCGGGAGTTCGTGAGCGTCTTCGAGCGGACGCACGACCGGCTCGATCTCCTCCTCAACAACGCCGGGGTGATGGCCCTGCCCCTCGGCCGCACCGCCGACGGCTTCGAGACGCAGTTCGGGGTCAACCACCTGGGCCACTTCGCGCTGACCGGGCTGCTGTTCCCGGTGATCGCCGAGACCCCCGGCGCGCGGATCGTCACGGTGTCCAGCATGGTGCACGCGCTCTCCGACCTCGACCTCGACGACCTCAACAGCGAGAAGGGGCCCTATCGGAAGTGGATCGCCTACGCCCGGTCCAAGTCCGCCAACCTCCTCTTCACCCGCGAGCTCGCGCGACGGCTGTCCGGCGCCGGGTCCGATGCCGTCGCCGCCGCCGCGCATCCCGGCTACGCCTCCACCAACCTGCAGACCGCAGGGCCGCGTCTTGAGGGGCGCAAGGCCGCCGAGCGGCTGATGGAGCTCGGCAACCGCGTCTTCGCGCAGAGCGCCGAGGCCGGGGCCCTGCCGACGCTCTACGCGGCCACCGCGCCCGGTGTGGAGCCCGACACCTTCGTCGGACCCTCCTTCGCGATGTGGCGCGGCTCGCCCGCGACGTCCTGGCGGGCCCGCTGGACCCGCGACGACACCAGGGCCCAGCAACTGTGGGCCGCGTCGGAACGGCTGACGGGCGTCACCTACGAGGGACTCAAGGGCTGA
- the nirD gene encoding nitrite reductase small subunit NirD yields the protein MTLAPETTRTTTALTLQLLLEDDWFTVCELSLLTPGRGVAALLPDGRQAALFTDRAGRTYAIDNRDPFSGAAVLSRGLTGTHRGRPFVASPLLKQRFDLESGRCLDDDGVRVATYEVRTA from the coding sequence ATGACCCTGGCACCCGAGACGACCCGGACGACGACCGCCCTCACGCTCCAGCTCCTGCTGGAGGACGACTGGTTCACGGTCTGCGAGCTGTCCCTGCTGACCCCGGGGCGGGGTGTCGCCGCCCTCCTCCCGGACGGCCGCCAGGCCGCCCTGTTCACCGACCGGGCGGGACGGACGTACGCCATCGACAACCGTGACCCGTTCAGCGGGGCGGCGGTGCTCTCGCGCGGGCTGACCGGCACCCACCGGGGCCGCCCGTTCGTGGCCTCGCCGCTGCTCAAGCAGCGCTTCGACCTGGAGTCGGGGCGGTGCCTGGACGACGACGGCGTGCGGGTGGCGACGTACGAGGTGCGGACCGCCTGA
- the nirB gene encoding nitrite reductase large subunit NirB, giving the protein MTAATTATTGTATVPDASAGNAHTIVLVGHGMVGQHFLEALAERGTTATHRVVVLCEEPRPAYDRVRLTSYFSGRTPDELSLTDAEFIKEHGIELHLGDPAESIDRAARTVTARSGLTVRYDTLVLATGSYPFVPPVPGKDAEGCFVYRTIEDLLAIEEYAKARATTGAVVGGGLLGLEAAGALKGLGLATHIVEFAPRLMPVQVDDGGGAALLRTIEDMGLSVHTGTGTQEIVTGDDGAVTGMRLSDGSELPTDLVVFSAGVRPRDQLARAMGLTVGERGGITVDEQCRTSDPAVFAIGECALASDGRVYGLVAPGYEMAATAAATIAADEASFTGADLSTKLKLLGVDVASFGDAHGAAADCLDVVYSDSRSGIYKKLVIGRDGRLLGGILVGDADAYGTLRAFTGSVPPIAPEQLVLPAGAGAPVALGPSALPDSAVICSCHNVTKGTIRGAVTEHSCTNVPEVKKCTKAGTGCGSCVKVLGQLVNEELAASGVEVDHGLCGCFAQTREELYEIVLALRITSYRTLLDRYGREDARGGDGCEVCKPAVGSVIASLAPTIGADGYVLAGEQAALQDTNDHFLANLQKNGSYSIVPRIPGGEITPEKLIVIGEVARDFGLYTKITGGQRIDMFGARVEQLPLIWARLVDAGFESGHAYGKSLRTVKSCVGQTWCRYGVQDSVRMAIDLELRYRGLRSPHKLKSAVSGCARECAEAQSKDFGVIATSNGWNLYVGGNGGATPRHADLLAQDLSDAELVRLIDRFLMFYIRTADRLERTSTWLERIPGGLDHVREVVVEDSLGICEELESLMSAHVANYRDEWAETINDPERLGRFVSFVNAPDTPDPVVGFVPERDQIKPDLPLLTIGHRPLQALEGSAQR; this is encoded by the coding sequence ATGACGGCGGCGACGACTGCGACGACCGGGACGGCGACGGTCCCGGACGCCTCGGCCGGGAACGCGCACACGATCGTGCTCGTCGGCCACGGCATGGTCGGCCAGCATTTCCTGGAGGCGCTCGCCGAACGCGGAACGACCGCCACGCACCGCGTGGTCGTGCTCTGCGAGGAGCCCCGCCCCGCCTACGACCGGGTCCGGCTCACCTCGTACTTCTCGGGCCGCACGCCCGACGAACTCTCGCTCACGGACGCGGAGTTCATCAAGGAGCACGGCATCGAGCTGCACCTCGGCGACCCCGCCGAGTCGATCGACCGGGCCGCGCGCACGGTGACGGCCAGGTCCGGCCTGACGGTCCGCTACGACACTCTCGTGCTCGCCACCGGCTCCTACCCCTTCGTGCCGCCGGTCCCCGGCAAGGACGCCGAGGGCTGTTTCGTGTACCGCACGATCGAGGACCTGCTCGCCATCGAGGAGTACGCGAAGGCGCGGGCGACGACCGGAGCGGTGGTCGGCGGCGGTCTGCTGGGACTTGAGGCGGCAGGCGCGCTCAAGGGACTCGGACTGGCCACGCACATCGTGGAGTTCGCGCCGCGCCTGATGCCGGTGCAGGTGGACGACGGCGGGGGTGCCGCGCTGCTGCGCACCATCGAGGACATGGGCCTGAGCGTGCACACCGGCACGGGCACCCAGGAGATCGTGACCGGCGACGACGGCGCCGTGACCGGTATGAGGCTGTCCGACGGCTCCGAACTCCCCACGGATCTGGTGGTGTTCTCGGCGGGAGTCCGGCCGCGCGACCAGCTCGCCCGCGCCATGGGACTCACGGTCGGCGAGCGCGGCGGCATCACGGTCGACGAGCAGTGCCGCACCTCCGACCCGGCCGTCTTCGCGATCGGCGAGTGCGCGCTCGCCTCCGACGGCCGCGTCTACGGTCTCGTCGCGCCCGGCTACGAGATGGCCGCGACGGCCGCCGCCACGATCGCCGCCGACGAGGCGAGCTTCACCGGCGCCGACCTGTCGACGAAGCTGAAGCTCCTCGGCGTCGACGTCGCCTCGTTCGGCGACGCGCACGGGGCCGCCGCCGACTGCCTCGACGTCGTCTACTCGGACTCCCGCTCGGGCATCTACAAGAAGCTGGTCATCGGCCGCGACGGACGGCTCCTCGGCGGCATCCTGGTCGGCGACGCCGACGCCTACGGCACCCTGCGCGCCTTCACCGGCTCGGTGCCGCCGATCGCCCCCGAGCAGTTGGTGCTGCCGGCGGGCGCGGGCGCCCCGGTGGCCCTCGGCCCCTCGGCGCTCCCTGACTCCGCCGTCATCTGCTCCTGCCACAACGTCACCAAGGGAACGATCCGCGGCGCGGTCACCGAGCACTCCTGCACGAACGTCCCCGAGGTCAAGAAGTGCACCAAGGCCGGTACGGGCTGCGGGAGTTGCGTCAAGGTCCTCGGCCAGCTCGTCAACGAGGAACTGGCCGCGAGCGGTGTCGAGGTCGACCACGGCCTGTGCGGCTGCTTCGCGCAGACCCGCGAGGAGCTGTACGAGATCGTCCTCGCCCTGCGGATCACCTCGTACCGGACGCTGCTCGACCGGTACGGCCGCGAGGACGCGCGGGGCGGTGACGGCTGCGAGGTCTGCAAACCCGCCGTCGGCTCGGTCATCGCCTCCCTCGCCCCGACGATCGGCGCCGACGGCTACGTCCTGGCGGGCGAACAGGCCGCGCTCCAGGACACCAACGACCACTTCCTCGCCAACCTCCAGAAGAACGGCTCGTACTCGATCGTGCCGCGCATCCCCGGCGGCGAGATCACTCCCGAGAAGCTCATCGTGATCGGCGAGGTGGCGCGGGACTTCGGGCTCTACACGAAGATCACGGGCGGTCAGCGCATCGACATGTTCGGTGCGCGGGTGGAGCAACTGCCGCTGATCTGGGCACGGTTGGTGGATGCCGGTTTCGAGTCCGGGCACGCGTACGGCAAGTCGCTGCGGACGGTGAAGTCCTGCGTCGGGCAGACCTGGTGCCGGTACGGCGTGCAGGACTCGGTCCGGATGGCGATCGACCTGGAGCTGCGCTACCGGGGTCTGCGCTCGCCGCACAAGCTGAAGTCTGCGGTCTCCGGGTGCGCCCGCGAGTGCGCCGAGGCCCAGTCCAAGGACTTCGGCGTCATCGCCACCTCCAACGGCTGGAACCTGTACGTCGGCGGCAACGGCGGCGCGACCCCCCGCCACGCGGATCTGCTGGCCCAGGATCTGAGCGACGCCGAACTGGTCCGGCTCATCGACCGCTTCCTGATGTTCTACATCCGCACGGCCGACCGTCTGGAGCGCACCTCGACCTGGCTGGAACGGATTCCGGGCGGCCTGGACCACGTCCGGGAGGTCGTGGTCGAGGACTCCCTCGGCATCTGCGAGGAGCTGGAGTCGCTGATGAGCGCGCATGTCGCGAACTACCGGGACGAGTGGGCCGAGACCATCAACGACCCCGAGAGGCTGGGCCGGTTCGTGTCCTTCGTGAACGCCCCGGACACCCCGGACCCGGTCGTCGGCTTCGTTCCCGAGCGCGACCAGATCAAGCCCGACCTGCCGCTGCTGACCATCGGACACCGTCCCCTGCAAGCCCTGGAAGGAAGTGCCCAGCGATGA
- a CDS encoding sensor histidine kinase produces MNRLRATLGFPFGRRALAALLYALIAFPLALVGFVLTLVGLLVGGALSVTTLGLWLIAGTVRGALALGGLQRALARGLLGMDIEEPERRPGAGPLGRRRALLADRSGWRAVACALATPFTAVFGYVAVVVGYVWGVLLTLHPVLEHWNYDTRRAGDGTERRVSLEFFGFQVDSWPRWLIPVALGLLLLATAAWLLRQALAPHRSWIATLLGPDPADRRIRTLEETRAQAVDDAAATLRRIERDLHDGTQARLVGLAMHLTMIRELIGAGAPEDRLLAVVDTAQGNARQAIADLRNLVKGIHPPVLDQGLDTALATLAADSPLSVEVSAGIGERPIPAVESIAYFCAAELLANATKHSGATRATVTVTARDGLLRLTVRDDGRGGAVIGAGSGLTGLLARARTVDGTLACDSPPGGPTVVTVELPC; encoded by the coding sequence ATGAACCGCCTCCGCGCCACGCTGGGCTTCCCCTTCGGTCGGCGGGCCCTCGCGGCCCTCCTCTACGCGCTGATCGCCTTCCCGCTCGCCCTCGTCGGCTTCGTCCTCACGCTCGTGGGTCTGCTGGTCGGCGGCGCGCTGTCCGTGACCACGCTCGGGCTGTGGCTGATCGCCGGCACCGTACGCGGGGCACTCGCCCTTGGCGGGCTCCAACGCGCCCTGGCGCGCGGCCTGCTGGGGATGGACATCGAGGAACCGGAACGCCGCCCGGGTGCCGGGCCGCTGGGCCGGCGGCGGGCGCTGCTCGCCGACCGGAGCGGCTGGCGCGCCGTCGCCTGCGCGCTGGCGACGCCCTTCACCGCCGTCTTCGGTTACGTCGCCGTCGTCGTCGGCTACGTCTGGGGTGTCCTGCTCACCCTCCACCCCGTCCTCGAACACTGGAACTACGACACCCGGCGGGCCGGCGACGGCACGGAGCGCCGGGTGTCGCTGGAGTTCTTCGGCTTCCAGGTCGACTCCTGGCCGCGCTGGCTGATCCCGGTGGCCCTCGGGCTGCTGCTGCTCGCGACCGCCGCCTGGCTGCTGCGCCAGGCGCTCGCCCCGCACCGATCCTGGATCGCCACCCTGCTCGGCCCGGACCCCGCCGACCGCCGCATCCGCACCCTGGAGGAGACCCGCGCCCAGGCCGTGGACGACGCGGCGGCGACCCTGCGGCGCATCGAACGCGACCTCCACGACGGCACCCAGGCCCGGCTCGTCGGTCTCGCGATGCACCTCACGATGATCAGGGAGCTGATCGGCGCCGGAGCCCCCGAGGACCGGCTGCTCGCCGTCGTCGACACCGCACAGGGCAATGCCCGGCAGGCCATCGCCGACCTGCGCAATCTCGTCAAGGGCATCCATCCGCCCGTACTGGACCAGGGCCTGGACACGGCGCTGGCCACCCTCGCCGCCGACAGCCCGCTGTCCGTCGAGGTGAGCGCCGGCATCGGGGAGCGGCCGATCCCGGCGGTCGAGTCGATCGCCTACTTCTGCGCCGCCGAACTCCTCGCCAACGCCACCAAGCACAGCGGGGCCACCCGGGCCACCGTCACGGTGACCGCCCGGGACGGGCTGCTGCGGCTGACCGTCCGCGACGACGGCCGCGGCGGAGCGGTGATCGGCGCGGGCTCGGGGCTGACCGGACTGCTGGCCCGCGCGCGGACCGTCGACGGCACGCTGGCCTGCGACAGCCCGCCCGGAGGGCCTACCGTGGTCACCGTCGAACTGCCCTGCTGA
- a CDS encoding response regulator transcription factor: MRVVIAEDSALLRDGLAQLLQLRGVEVVAAVGDADALLAGVAEHEPDVAVVDIRLPPTQTDEGIRAAVRLRRDHPGTGVLVFSQYVETTYATQLLGNPAGFGYLLKERVVDIGEFVDAMERVASGGTALDPEVVSQLFGASRRVRALDALTPREREVLALMAEGRTNHAIAAALTVSERAVEKHIANIFLKLDLPPSDTGHRRVLAVLRYLDSVN, encoded by the coding sequence ATGCGCGTCGTCATCGCCGAGGACTCGGCCCTGCTGCGTGACGGTCTTGCCCAACTGCTCCAACTGCGCGGCGTGGAGGTCGTCGCGGCGGTGGGCGACGCGGACGCCCTGCTCGCCGGTGTCGCCGAACACGAGCCGGACGTCGCCGTCGTCGACATCCGGCTGCCGCCGACCCAGACCGACGAGGGCATCCGCGCGGCCGTGCGGCTGCGCCGGGACCACCCCGGCACCGGGGTACTGGTCTTCTCGCAGTATGTGGAGACGACGTACGCCACCCAACTGCTCGGCAATCCTGCGGGGTTCGGCTACCTCCTCAAAGAACGCGTCGTCGACATCGGCGAGTTCGTGGACGCCATGGAGCGCGTCGCCTCCGGCGGTACGGCCCTCGACCCCGAGGTCGTCTCGCAGCTCTTCGGCGCGAGCCGCCGGGTCCGCGCCCTCGACGCCCTCACGCCCCGCGAGCGCGAGGTGCTCGCCCTGATGGCCGAGGGCCGCACCAACCACGCGATCGCCGCCGCCCTCACCGTCTCCGAACGCGCCGTCGAGAAGCACATCGCCAACATCTTCCTGAAGCTCGACCTGCCGCCGTCGGACACCGGCCACCGGCGCGTCCTCGCGGTCCTGCGCTACCTGGACTCGGTGAACTGA
- a CDS encoding sulfite exporter TauE/SafE family protein: MPDISLTVILVLCAAALAAGWIDAVVGGGGLLLLPAMLLGLPAGTAAAYALGTNKAVAIVGTTGAAVTYARKTTVDVRLAVRIGCAALLGSTAGAFVAAGLSTEVLKPVVMVVLLGVGTFVILRPAFGTAPPTTPVSPRRVLAAIGLAGLGIGFYDGLIGPGTGTFLVLALTALLHLDLVTASATAKIVNCCTNAGALATFAWKGTVFWELAALMAVFNLAGGMVGARTALKQGSGFVRVVLLTVVFALVANLAYQQWLA, from the coding sequence ATGCCCGACATATCGCTGACCGTGATCCTTGTGCTCTGCGCCGCCGCCCTGGCGGCCGGCTGGATCGACGCCGTGGTCGGCGGCGGAGGGCTGCTCCTGCTGCCCGCCATGCTGCTCGGGCTGCCCGCCGGCACCGCGGCGGCGTACGCGCTCGGCACGAACAAGGCGGTGGCGATCGTCGGCACCACGGGGGCCGCCGTGACGTACGCGCGCAAGACGACCGTCGACGTACGCCTCGCCGTACGGATCGGATGCGCGGCCCTCCTCGGCTCGACGGCGGGGGCGTTCGTCGCGGCCGGGCTGAGCACCGAGGTGCTCAAACCGGTCGTCATGGTCGTCCTGCTCGGCGTCGGCACCTTCGTGATCCTTCGGCCCGCCTTCGGTACGGCCCCGCCGACCACCCCGGTCTCACCGCGCCGCGTGCTCGCCGCGATCGGGCTCGCGGGCCTCGGCATCGGCTTCTACGACGGACTCATCGGCCCCGGGACGGGCACCTTCCTGGTGCTCGCCCTCACCGCGCTGCTCCACCTCGACCTGGTGACCGCGTCCGCCACCGCCAAGATCGTCAACTGCTGCACCAACGCGGGCGCCCTCGCGACCTTCGCCTGGAAGGGCACGGTGTTCTGGGAGCTCGCGGCCCTGATGGCCGTGTTCAATCTGGCCGGCGGCATGGTGGGGGCGCGGACCGCGCTCAAGCAGGGCAGCGGTTTCGTCCGGGTGGTGCTGCTGACGGTGGTGTTCGCGCTGGTGGCGAACCTGGCGTACCAGCAGTGGCTCGCCTGA